A genomic stretch from Phycisphaerae bacterium includes:
- the hemG gene encoding protoporphyrinogen oxidase — protein MVVGGGIAGLAAAHRIVERTEQVRRPVHVILLESTGRLGGSIVTHRRDGFLVEGGPDSFITQKPWAIALCKRLGIDNQVIPTDADRRRVYVVRRGKLFPIPEGFLLLAPTRIMPFVTSRLFSWPGKIRMGLDVILPAKRRPPDGDESLADFVRRRFGREALERIAQPLVGGIYTADPETLSLRTTMPRFLELEDRYRSIILGMRAGRKATAAPGRGDSGARYSMFVSFDEGMATLTDTLIGRLPPETARTRTAVDKIERAGSQWRVLVADGSTETADAVILACPSHASAKMVEGIDPLLGSELEAIKYASSATMTMAYRRDQIRHPLDGFGFVVPSVENRSMIAGTFGSIKFAGRAPNGWVLMRTFLGGAIQPHIYEMEDKELRQAVLKDLAELIGAEGEPRFTEIHRWPLSMPQYPVGHLERVKRIEQRLADLPGLAVAGNAFGGVGIPDCVQSGEQAADRVLKRMSDGQ, from the coding sequence ATCGTCGTTGGCGGCGGGATTGCCGGGCTGGCGGCCGCTCACCGCATTGTGGAGCGCACCGAACAGGTTCGCCGGCCGGTCCATGTCATCCTGCTCGAATCGACGGGACGACTGGGTGGCAGCATCGTTACTCATCGCCGCGACGGCTTCCTGGTCGAGGGCGGACCGGACTCGTTCATTACCCAGAAGCCGTGGGCCATCGCTCTGTGCAAACGACTCGGCATTGACAACCAGGTCATTCCCACCGACGCCGACCGGCGGCGCGTCTACGTGGTCCGCCGGGGCAAACTCTTTCCCATCCCCGAAGGTTTCCTACTCCTGGCTCCGACGCGAATCATGCCCTTTGTGACCAGCCGCCTGTTCTCCTGGCCGGGCAAGATCCGCATGGGACTCGACGTCATCCTGCCGGCCAAGAGACGACCGCCGGATGGCGACGAGAGCCTGGCCGATTTCGTTCGCCGCAGGTTCGGGCGCGAAGCCCTGGAACGTATCGCCCAACCGCTGGTCGGCGGCATCTACACCGCCGACCCCGAAACCCTCAGCCTGCGAACCACCATGCCCCGGTTTCTGGAACTGGAGGACAGGTACCGGAGCATCATCCTGGGCATGCGGGCCGGGCGGAAGGCGACCGCCGCACCGGGCAGAGGCGATAGCGGGGCCCGATACTCGATGTTCGTCTCCTTCGACGAGGGTATGGCCACGCTCACGGATACGTTGATCGGGCGGCTGCCGCCCGAGACCGCCAGGACCCGCACAGCGGTCGACAAGATCGAACGGGCCGGATCGCAATGGCGAGTCCTGGTCGCCGACGGGTCAACCGAGACGGCCGATGCGGTCATCCTGGCCTGCCCGTCGCACGCCTCGGCCAAGATGGTCGAGGGCATCGATCCCCTGCTCGGGAGTGAATTAGAGGCCATCAAGTACGCGTCGTCAGCCACCATGACGATGGCCTACCGTCGTGACCAGATCCGCCACCCGCTCGACGGCTTCGGCTTCGTCGTGCCGTCGGTCGAGAACCGCTCGATGATCGCGGGCACGTTCGGAAGCATCAAGTTCGCCGGGCGGGCACCGAACGGCTGGGTCCTGATGCGGACTTTCCTCGGCGGAGCGATCCAGCCGCACATCTACGAAATGGAAGACAAGGAGCTGCGCCAGGCGGTGCTCAAGGACCTCGCGGAGTTGATCGGAGCAGAGGGCGAGCCGAGATTCACCGAGATTCACCGCTGGCCGCTGTCCATGCCCCAGTATCCGGTCGGGCACCTGGAACGAGTCAAACGCATCGAGCAGCGATTGGCCGACCTGCCCGGCCTGGCCGTGGCCGGAAACGCGTTCGGCGGCGTGGGCATCCCGGATTGCGTGCAGTCCGGCGAACAGGCGGCGGACAGAGTCCTGAAAAGGATGAGTGACGGACAATGA
- a CDS encoding inositol monophosphatase, with protein sequence MDTYETIRRESFTWIREAGMVARARFGMARTSIKPDASPVTDADHAVQAALLDAIASRYPHDAVLTEETQVDPRRHANIATAKRCWVIDPIDGTRNYARSVPLYSVSVALVENGYPVVGMILDPAGGDMYSASAGGGAWLNERRLQTEPPYSADVLIGIPSGTHHRLPAVLHPWLQKYRLRNTGSTALHLAYLAAGGFDAVYLGECHLWDVAAGWLIGNEAGVRTHSTLDRPVFPVDLAIDGHKEVAYLAARPAMLERLWAEMQAAGEE encoded by the coding sequence ATGGACACCTACGAAACCATTCGCAGAGAGTCATTCACTTGGATCCGCGAGGCGGGGATGGTCGCCCGAGCTCGGTTCGGGATGGCGAGGACTTCGATCAAGCCGGATGCCTCGCCGGTTACGGATGCCGACCATGCGGTTCAGGCCGCCTTGCTCGACGCGATCGCGTCGCGCTATCCGCACGACGCGGTCCTGACCGAGGAGACCCAGGTCGACCCCCGCCGGCACGCGAACATCGCCACCGCCAAACGATGCTGGGTCATCGACCCGATCGACGGCACCCGGAACTACGCCCGCTCGGTTCCGCTATACTCGGTCTCGGTGGCCCTGGTGGAGAACGGCTACCCGGTGGTGGGCATGATTCTCGACCCGGCCGGCGGGGACATGTACTCGGCCAGCGCCGGCGGCGGAGCATGGCTCAACGAGCGGCGGCTGCAGACCGAACCGCCCTACTCCGCTGACGTGCTGATCGGCATCCCCTCGGGCACTCATCATCGCCTCCCGGCCGTCCTCCACCCCTGGCTGCAGAAGTACCGATTACGGAATACCGGCTCGACCGCCCTGCATCTGGCCTACCTGGCGGCTGGCGGCTTCGATGCCGTCTACCTGGGCGAGTGTCATCTGTGGGACGTGGCCGCCGGCTGGCTGATCGGCAACGAGGCCGGGGTGCGCACCCACAGCACGCTCGACCGGCCAGTGTTTCCGGTCGACCTGGCGATCGATGGCCACAAGGAAGTCGCCTATCTGGCCGCCCGGCCGGCGATGCTGGAACGTCTTTGGGCGGAGATGCAGGCGGCAGGAGAAGAGTAG